The segment GTCTCCGACGAATTCGTCGCCGACGAAGGCCCGCTGTTTTTCATGCCGAAAAACCTTCTTCAGTTCGTACCCCGGCACGCGCACTCCTGGAACTATCGCGTCGAGGCGACGGATTTTCGCGGCAATACGGTCGCCGTCGAGAAACCGAAGGACGTTTATCGCATCATGGTCATCGGCGGCTCGAACGTGTGGGGCGACGGGCTCGATCGCGCCGACCAGGCTTTTCCCGCGCGCCTGGAAATCCGACTTAACGAAAGATTCGGCGGCGGATTCGAGGTGCTGAACGGCGGCGTTCGCGGATACAACAGCTTTCAGGTGATGGTACTTTTCACGCGGTACGCCTACCGCTTTGAGCCGGACCTCGTCGTCATGTACATGAACCGCAACGACGTCGATTCGCGCGAGGGCGTGTATCGGCTGCGCGAATTGCTCGAAGACGGGGCGTCCGCCGCGGCGACCCGCGAAGCGGGGCAATACCTTCGGAAACTGGCCTTTTACAACGTCGCGGTGCGCCGATTCGAGCGAGCCCGCCATGAGTTTCCGCTCCTTGCGAAAACGCAGTCCCTGGCGCTCGTGAACACGAATCCTCCGGAGGACACGAAGGAAAACTACCGCGACATCATCCGCAAGGCGCGCCGGATCGGCGCGAAGGTCGCTTTCGTCAGCGAATATTGGGGCGAGGTCCGGAGGCTTACGGCGGACGAGGGTCCCTTTCATGACGTTCGGCGGGCGACTCGCGAGTTGGTCAAGGAGGAGGATGTGCCGTATTTCGACGCTTTCAAGGCGTTTTACGGCAACTACCCCTTCCACGAGGTCATTTTGCCGCACGATCACGTCCACATGACGCCGCAAGGGCACGACATCCTGGCCGGAATGCTCGTGGATTTTCTGTCGAACGAGAGGCTTCTCGAATGAGGGAGCCGGCAACGCGGGCGATTCCGTTTGATCCGCACGTGCCGGCGACCGGATCGGCTCACGAATCGATTCTCATCCCGTTCGCGCGGCGTACCGATACGTAAGAACGAGAGGGGCCTGTCGAGGCCAAGAAAAAAATGCACGTATCCATCATGGATAACGCCCTCCGCGGCATGCAGCGGTCCTGGAACCTGCTTGATCGAGCCGCCCGCTCGATCGCGAAATCGAACGGCCAGGACGAGAACCTGGTCAGCAATGTCGTCGATCTGAAGGTCGCCAAAGTGATGCACAAGGCGAATGTCGAGGTGCTGAAAACCGGCGACGAGATGACGGGCACGATCGTCGATATCGTGGCGTAACGAAGGCGGCCCCGCGGCGCGAAGCGCCGTACCCTTTTCATCGCGCCCGATCCTCCCGCACAATGAACGCATGCCGGGCAACGACGAAAAGCCCTGGGTGGGCGTATGTCATCGGACGCGGGGGACAATGGGAATGGCGCGCGCGCGGCGCATTCACGACGCCATGTCCGCGCACTTCGGGCCGCTTTCCTGGTGGCCAGGGGAGACGCCGTTCGAGGTGTGCGTCGGAGCGATTCTGACGCAAAACACCGCGTGGTCGAACGTCGAGCGTGCGATCGCGAATCTGAAGGACGCCGAGATGCTGACGATCGACGGCATCGCGGACGCGCGACTACCGACGCTCGCGAAACTCATCCGGCCTTCGGGCTATTTCAATCAGAAGGCTGTGCGTCTGCGCCATTTCGCGCGATGGGTGCGTGACAAATACGGAAACGTGGAGGCGATGCGCGGCGAGGATCCGGCGCGGTTGCGCGCGGAGCTGCTCGCGCTTTCCGGCATCGGCCCGGAGACGGCGGATTCGATGCTGCTCTACGCCATGGACATGCCGATCTTCGTCGTCGACGCGTACACAAAACGCATCTTCCACCGAAAGGGCGCGTTTGATGAGGGCGTCCGTTACGGCGAGGTGCAGGACGCGTTTCATGGGTGGTTTTCGCCCGATCGCGCCCTCTACAACGAATATCACGCGCAGATCGTGAACCTGGGCAAGGACTACTGCAAAAAGACGCGTCCGCGCTGCGAGGATTGTCCCATCCGGGGGCTCTAGGGCTTCTGGGGCGGGAAGTCCTCGGCGGTCGCGCGCTCCCACGATCCGGAGCCGGTTCGATCGATCTCCGTATAGAGCGGCCGATCCGCCTCCACGTCGCGAACGATGCGGCGCTCATACCTTCCGTCGACGTCCATGTCACGGTACACGACCGCGAGCCGTCCCTGCTCATCGTATTCGCCGCGAATGTTCCACGCGCCGTCGTTGTCGGTGTCCGTCAGGGTCTCGCGCAGCACGCCGGCCACGTAATATTCCTCGTAGTCGATGTTGCCGTCGTAATTTCGATCCTTCTTGAAATGGACAAGCTCGCCGGACAGCCTGTACTGGAACCACTCGTCGGGATTGCCGTCGTTGTTCTTGTCGAACTTCGGCGCCAGGCGGTCACGGACGATCAGACCAATGAAAACGACGAGCGCCGCGACCACGAGGATACTGACAAGGAGCGAAGCTTTTTTATTCATGGCCGGCATTCTGGGTAAACCGCTCGTGTCAGGCAAGCCGCGCGCGAGGCGGCGGACCATTGGATAAAATCGACACGATGGACCGGATGTCCATCGTTGACCCGTTGATGTGAGCGCGCAGCGACGCGATCGCCAAGCAGCCATCAGCGTTCAGCGTTCTGCCTTCAGCTTTCAGCCTTCGGTGTTCGAACCGTTTCTTGAAGCGCTCCGTGGCATCGCCTAGGATCGGGGCGAAGGGGCTTTCGGCCGAACGGGGGCGGCCGGCGCCGTCGTCTCTTTTTTTTCTTATCCCCGGGGCGCGCGGGGGGATATCCCATGAAGATTCGTTACAACGGTCATTCCTGTTTTTCGATTTTTTCCGACGAAGGCACATGTATCGTGTGCGATCCGTACGAATCGGGCGCGTACGGCGGGGCGGTCGGCTATCACCCGGTCGATTCGAAGCCGGATATCGTGGTCGTTTCGCATGACCACCCGGACCACAATTACGTGAAGCAGTTCGAAGGCGATTTTTCGGTGATGCGCGGCTCCGGCATGGCCAGGAACATCGCGTTCGAAGCGGTGGATGCGTTCCACGACAAATCCGAGGGCGCCGACCGCGGCAAGATCAAGATTTTCAAATTCACGGTCAACGGCGTGAAGGTTTGCCACATGGGAGATCTGGGCCATCTGCTCTCGGACGATCAGGTGAAAAAAATCGGCGAGGTCGACGTGATGCTCATTCCCGTCGGCGGCTTTTTCACGATCGACGCAAACGAAGCGCGCGACGTGGTGGAGCGCGTCCGCCCGAAGATCGTCATCCCCATGCATTACAAGACCGACAAATGCGGCTTCGATATCGCCCCCGTCGATCCCTTTTTGGCGGGGCGCGACAACGTGAAACGCGTCGACACGGACGAGATCGAGGTGAAGGCGGACTCGCTGCCCGGCTCCACCGAGATCATCGTTCTGAAACACCGGCTCTAACGAACCGAGGGAGACACCATGCTCAAGAAAATCGATCACATCGGCATCGCCACGAAGAGTCTCGAGGAAGCGCTGCCGTTCTGGACCGTCGGACTGCGTCTTGACGACGCGCACCAGGAGATCGTCGCGGATCAGAAGGTCGTGGCCGCGTTCCTTCCGGTTGGCGAGACCAACGTCGAACTGCTCGAAGGCACGGACCCGGACAGCGCGATCAGCAAGTTCGTCGAAAAGCGCGGCGCCGGCATCCACCATATCTGTTTCGAGGTGGAGAACATCGACGAGGCGCTCGCGCACATGAAAGAGCAGGGATTCAAGCTCATCGACGAGACCCCGCGCATCGGCGCGCACGGAAAAAAGGTCGCGTTCGTCCACCCTAAAACCGCCGGCGGCGTGCTCATCGAGCTGTCGCAGGACGTGCATCCGGAGTAATCATGCGCGAGGTCTTCATCATTTCCGGCGCCCGGACTCCGATCGGCGGATTCGGAAAATCGCTCAAGGACGTTTCGGCGCTCGAGCTCGGCACGATCGCCGCGAAGGAAGCGATCAAGCGCGCAAATGCGCCGGTGGACAAATTCGACGACGTACTCGTCGGCCACTGCATGATGCGCACGGATGAGATCAAC is part of the bacterium genome and harbors:
- a CDS encoding endonuclease III domain-containing protein gives rise to the protein MGMARARRIHDAMSAHFGPLSWWPGETPFEVCVGAILTQNTAWSNVERAIANLKDAEMLTIDGIADARLPTLAKLIRPSGYFNQKAVRLRHFARWVRDKYGNVEAMRGEDPARLRAELLALSGIGPETADSMLLYAMDMPIFVVDAYTKRIFHRKGAFDEGVRYGEVQDAFHGWFSPDRALYNEYHAQIVNLGKDYCKKTRPRCEDCPIRGL
- the mce gene encoding methylmalonyl-CoA epimerase; translated protein: MLKKIDHIGIATKSLEEALPFWTVGLRLDDAHQEIVADQKVVAAFLPVGETNVELLEGTDPDSAISKFVEKRGAGIHHICFEVENIDEALAHMKEQGFKLIDETPRIGAHGKKVAFVHPKTAGGVLIELSQDVHPE
- a CDS encoding MBL fold metallo-hydrolase, coding for MKIRYNGHSCFSIFSDEGTCIVCDPYESGAYGGAVGYHPVDSKPDIVVVSHDHPDHNYVKQFEGDFSVMRGSGMARNIAFEAVDAFHDKSEGADRGKIKIFKFTVNGVKVCHMGDLGHLLSDDQVKKIGEVDVMLIPVGGFFTIDANEARDVVERVRPKIVIPMHYKTDKCGFDIAPVDPFLAGRDNVKRVDTDEIEVKADSLPGSTEIIVLKHRL